Proteins co-encoded in one Capsicum annuum cultivar UCD-10X-F1 chromosome 9, UCD10Xv1.1, whole genome shotgun sequence genomic window:
- the LOC107842767 gene encoding protein ENDOPLASMIC RETICULUM-ARRESTED PEN3 yields MEDGTPDSAQRTTGERVKLNVGGKLFETTVSTLRSGGPDSLLSALSNRTSNEPVFIDRDPEIFSALLALLRSNRLPSTAKRFSNHELIDEAVYYGIESQLRSALAPSQLSGIDASLFSTIRPSSDGVVTDFNAVDSDGSVWVAHGGQVSVYDWSLTHTETVRTHLDYISSIKKVGTDLAVVGSEFESGLHFYNLANGRRVGSVEWTDPSDPRIYKAKVNAVVDSVDSVYAAFECQHRENCVVSIDKGTMKAVSELGRQSGNSAKSTVVGKLTFLPEINALLGVSVSAGAFGYSGYVRLWDSRSGDVVWETNEPGSGRSSRFGDSFADVDFDREDLTMFKICSKSGDLAVSDLRKLSEDPWVYLEEKNPCMRHAGGGSSTLIHCYRKQVFVGRGGELEVWSRMVEKGIDGERERVLHEGLYRRNYMDKVEDAERGIIKKIEGAGDRLFVTRENAEGIEVWQSSQFSGAVLNL; encoded by the coding sequence ATGGAGGACGGTACACCCGACAGTGCACAACGTACAACCGGTGAGCGTGTAAAGCTCAACGTCGGCGGCAAGCTCTTCGAAACTACAGTATCTACACTTCGTTCTGGTGGGCCCGATTCCCTCTTATCCGCTTTATCGAACCGGACTTCAAACGAACCGGTTTTCATCGACCGGGACCCGGAGATATTCTCGGCTTTATTAGCTCTTCTCCGGTCGAACCGTCTCCCTTCGACGGCAAAGAGGTTTTCCAATCATGAACTAATCGACGAAGCGGTTTATTACGGGATTGAATCTCAACTTCGATCTGCACTCGCACCGAGTCAACTCAGTGGAATTGATGCATCCCTATTCTCGACTATTCGTCCTTCATCTGACGGCGTTGTAACGGACTTTAACGCCGTTGATTCTGACGGCTCCGTTTGGGTTGCTCACGGCGGTCAGGTTTCTGTTTATGATTGGAGTTTAACACATACGGAGACGGTACGGACTCATCTTGATTATATCAGCTCGATTAAGAAGGTTGGAACAGATTTGGCTGTTGTCGGGTCGGAGTTTGAATCGGGGCTCCATTTTTATAACTTGGCTAATGGGCGTAGAGTCGGGTCTGTTGAATGGACGGACCCGTCTGACCCGAGGATTTACAAGGCTAAAGTAAATGCTGTTGTGGATTCGGTTGATTCAGTTTATGCTGCGTTCGAGTGTCAACATAGAGAAAATTGTGTGGTAAGTATTGACAAGGGTACGATGAAGGCTGTTTCGGAGTTGGGAAGGCAATCTGGGAATTCGGCGAAGTCAACTGTTGTTGGAAAGTTGACATTTTTGCCGGAGATAAATGCGTTGCTCGGCGTTTCAGTTAGTGCTGGAGCTTTTGGGTATTCGGGTTACGTGAGGTTGTGGGATTCCAGATCAGGAGATGTTGTGTGGGAGACGAATGAACCGGGTTCGGGTCGGAGTAGCCGGTTTGGGGACTCGTTTGCTGATGTTGATTTTGATAGGGAAGATTTAACAATGTTCAAGATATGTTCAAAATCAGGTGATTTGGCAGTGTCAGATTTACGTAAATTAAGTGAAGATCCATGGGTTTATCTGGAAGAGAAAAATCCATGTATGAGGCATGCAGGTGGTGGAAGCAGTACTTTGATTCACTGTTATCGAAAGCAGGTGTTCGTGGGACGAGGAGGAGAGTTGGAAGTTTGGTCGAGAATGGTGGAGAAGGGAATTGATGGTGAGAGGGAAAGGGTGTTGCATGAAGGATTGTATAGAAGGAATTATATGGATAAAGTGGAGGATGCCGAAAGAGGAATCATAAAGAAAATTGAGGGAGCTGGTGATAGGCTGTTTGTTACGAGAGAAAATGCTGAGGGGATTGAGGTGTGGCAAAGTTCTCAGTTTTCTGGTGCTGTTTTAAATTTGTGA